The sequence TTTCATATTGAAATTCAATTTTAACAGAGGGTATTTGCTTTAAAGTTGTTTTCACAGTGAGTAAATCGTCATAAAATGCAGGCTTTTTATAATCAATACTTAAATGCACAACAGGCAAATGTACATTGTTGGCTTCCATCCATTTATATGAAAAACCAAGCTCTCTTAGCCACTCCGTTCTACCTTGCTCTAGGTATTGGGCGTAGTTACCGTAGTAAACAATACCCATCTGGTCCGTTTCTCCATATCGTACTCTAATTTGTGTAAGTGTATTCTTCAAAATTTATCGC comes from Aequorivita sublithincola DSM 14238 and encodes:
- a CDS encoding acyl-CoA thioesterase, with the translated sequence MKNTLTQIRVRYGETDQMGIVYYGNYAQYLEQGRTEWLRELGFSYKWMEANNVHLPVVHLSIDYKKPAFYDDLLTVKTTLKQIPSVKIEFQYEIYNESKQLLVTATTVLVFVNSNTKKLMKAPDYLLEKLTVPDL